In one Mucilaginibacter ginsenosidivorax genomic region, the following are encoded:
- a CDS encoding GNAT family N-acetyltransferase, whose protein sequence is MNKDISALITFQAATTIEHFEQIIALQNQNLYKSLTAEEQDQQGFVFAEHTVELLQQMASQIPQVIALHQNKVIGYNLAMTAAMEKQLPSLEPMFREFHKSQYQGKVLTAYKFFVGGQVCVDKNFRGLGLLSKLYNATANLVGDDYELCITEIAVRNINSLKVHQKMGFEIAGTHRDEFGDWYVVVWDIRGL, encoded by the coding sequence ATGAATAAGGATATCTCAGCGTTAATAACTTTCCAGGCGGCTACCACCATCGAACATTTTGAGCAAATTATAGCCCTTCAGAATCAAAACCTATACAAATCATTAACTGCCGAAGAGCAAGATCAGCAAGGTTTCGTTTTTGCCGAACATACTGTTGAACTATTGCAGCAAATGGCGTCGCAAATACCACAGGTTATTGCATTGCACCAAAATAAGGTGATTGGCTATAACCTGGCAATGACAGCTGCTATGGAAAAACAACTGCCCAGTCTTGAACCTATGTTCAGGGAATTTCATAAAAGCCAGTACCAGGGCAAAGTTTTAACCGCTTACAAATTTTTTGTAGGAGGACAGGTTTGTGTCGATAAAAATTTCAGAGGGCTGGGGCTGTTGAGTAAACTTTATAACGCTACGGCCAACCTGGTTGGTGATGATTACGAACTTTGTATTACCGAAATAGCAGTAAGAAACATCAATTCGTTAAAAGTGCATCAAAAAATGGGTTTCGAAATTGCCGGCACCCACCGCGATGAATTTGGCGATTGGTATGTAGTTGTTTGGGACATCAGAGGGCTTTAA
- a CDS encoding Crp/Fnr family transcriptional regulator has product MPNKLISFLQLFGYISPQDQEVISSAFEARTFEEGDYLFKGGNVCRQRFFIIEGVLRIVAHNEKGNEVTHYFLKENQFCTILNSFNNQVPAQESIQAACKANVLEISHTKLMALYEQLPYIKSLIDDITQQALLDKIQIRNAYLGQDSTTRYRLFMMRQADIALRVPLSDVASYLGITPQSLSRIRKNIR; this is encoded by the coding sequence ATGCCCAATAAACTCATTTCGTTTTTGCAGCTATTTGGATATATTTCGCCCCAGGATCAGGAAGTTATAAGCAGTGCATTTGAAGCCCGCACATTTGAAGAAGGTGATTACCTGTTTAAAGGTGGAAATGTTTGCCGCCAACGATTTTTCATTATAGAAGGTGTGCTGCGAATTGTAGCACATAATGAAAAGGGGAATGAGGTAACTCATTATTTTTTGAAAGAAAACCAGTTTTGCACCATATTAAACAGCTTTAATAACCAGGTTCCTGCACAGGAAAGCATCCAGGCGGCGTGCAAGGCAAATGTGTTGGAAATAAGCCATACTAAACTGATGGCTTTATATGAGCAGCTGCCTTATATAAAAAGTTTGATTGATGATATAACGCAGCAAGCACTGCTTGATAAAATACAGATCAGGAATGCCTACCTGGGGCAGGATTCAACAACACGCTACAGGCTTTTTATGATGCGGCAAGCCGACATAGCACTTCGTGTACCATTAAGTGATGTGGCCTCTTATTTGGGCATCACGCCTCAATCATTAAGCCGTATCAGGAAAAATATTCGCTGA
- a CDS encoding IS1634 family transposase, with product MATLKIDQKDGEKYVRIVESYRDESGVSRMRTLANLGKLDDKKIASLKRLGTKLYQAMGGPPEELTGNGITEQGRYNYGYVLACKHILSWYKLDKLLDRIGKKAKLRFSLVNTILLMLCERLNEPASKRRTFFNQSEYIGLEQVPLHHLYRTLDKLADWKEQIQERIYQTGRDLFNQRLDVVFYDVTTFYFESEQETEGHLRQKGFSKDGKIGNTQVLLGLLIDKDKQPVGYQVYKGDLFEGHTFKEAISSLKKRYQLDQVIVVADRGMLSKENIQELTENQGYQYILGEKLKMLPHAIQKPLLELKNYNKEWIMNEERSLIVKYTAIEYEDRLIIGTWSASRAEKDRKEREERVTKAELMQQNPSLLKKKASHYFLKNDQQEKYLLDQQKIERHQQYDGFLAIATNVRDMDTGIILDHYKHLYQVEHAFRTFKSFLETKPMFHWTDQRIEGHICLCYMAYTFQIFLSNQLKKNNTPLSENEIRRTLDKMQLSLVEQAGQQYYLRSKQTTETAALLKVIAARPLPDMFHNRQIVNYL from the coding sequence ATGGCGACCTTAAAAATCGATCAGAAAGACGGCGAAAAATACGTTCGGATTGTAGAATCTTACCGGGACGAGTCCGGCGTGTCACGAATGCGCACATTGGCCAACCTGGGCAAGCTCGATGACAAGAAGATAGCATCCCTTAAACGGCTCGGTACTAAGCTTTACCAGGCGATGGGCGGCCCCCCCGAAGAGCTGACCGGCAATGGCATTACCGAGCAGGGACGTTATAACTACGGTTACGTACTGGCCTGCAAGCACATACTTTCATGGTATAAACTGGACAAATTGCTTGACCGCATCGGTAAGAAAGCAAAGCTTCGGTTTTCTTTAGTCAACACCATTTTGCTGATGCTATGCGAACGGCTGAACGAGCCGGCAAGCAAGCGCCGGACTTTCTTTAACCAGTCAGAGTACATTGGTTTGGAACAGGTTCCGCTACACCACCTGTACCGGACGCTGGATAAACTGGCGGACTGGAAGGAGCAGATACAGGAGCGGATCTATCAAACCGGGCGCGACCTTTTCAACCAGCGGCTGGATGTAGTGTTCTACGATGTAACGACCTTCTACTTTGAAAGCGAACAGGAAACGGAAGGTCACCTGCGGCAGAAAGGGTTTTCTAAAGATGGCAAGATCGGAAACACACAAGTACTGCTGGGTCTGCTTATCGATAAGGACAAACAGCCGGTGGGCTACCAGGTCTACAAAGGAGACCTGTTCGAGGGCCATACATTTAAAGAGGCTATTTCTTCATTAAAAAAGCGATACCAACTGGACCAGGTTATCGTAGTGGCTGATCGCGGCATGTTGTCCAAAGAGAATATCCAGGAACTAACCGAAAATCAGGGTTATCAGTATATCCTGGGTGAAAAACTTAAAATGCTTCCCCATGCTATTCAGAAACCTTTACTCGAGTTGAAAAACTACAACAAGGAATGGATAATGAATGAGGAACGCAGCCTGATTGTAAAGTATACCGCTATTGAATATGAAGACCGCCTGATAATCGGTACATGGTCAGCCAGCAGAGCAGAAAAAGACCGCAAGGAAAGGGAAGAGCGGGTAACCAAAGCAGAATTGATGCAGCAAAACCCGTCATTACTTAAAAAGAAAGCATCACATTACTTTCTTAAAAATGACCAGCAAGAGAAATACCTGCTCGACCAGCAAAAGATTGAGCGGCATCAGCAGTATGATGGATTCCTTGCAATCGCAACCAATGTAAGAGATATGGACACCGGTATCATACTCGATCATTACAAACACCTCTACCAGGTAGAACACGCTTTCCGCACCTTTAAAAGCTTTTTGGAAACCAAGCCCATGTTCCACTGGACAGATCAGCGCATAGAGGGACATATCTGCCTGTGTTATATGGCTTATACCTTTCAAATCTTTTTAAGCAATCAACTCAAAAAGAACAATACGCCGCTTTCAGAAAATGAGATCAGGCGGACATTAGACAAAATGCAGCTTAGCCTGGTGGAACAGGCAGGCCAACAATATTACCTCCGCTCGAAGCAAACTACCGAAACTGCCGCCCTGCTCAAAGTGATCGCCGCCCGGCCATTACCAGATATGTTTCATAATCGACAGATAGTCAATTACTTATAA
- a CDS encoding beta-N-acetylhexosaminidase, with protein MKFKFLIALLLLSGYLKAQNLNIIPQPRLIVNGSGQISINNHSAIGISDTSLTALAIYFQKELFKAKGLSPAINNGDSKSTIKLVLTNTNQVIGGYSLKITPEQITISSSNKEGVFYGLISLLQLIKDHPKEADNLTLASTDATDVRDYQNVVLACTEIIDAPRYQWRGLMLDESRHFFGKQKVKQILDWMAYYKLNKFHWHLTDVQGWRIEIKKYPRLASIGGVGDYSDTSAEAIPMFYTQNDIKEVVNYAAQRFITVIPEIDMPGHATAANKAYPEYSGGSVAGYPNFTFNPAKEETYQYLANVIKETTALFPSKMMHLGGDEVVLGIKAWSLDTAIARMMQNKGFEDVGMLERYFFKRMTDTVTSLGSKILAWDEATQTDLPAGKTIIFWWRQNLPGQLSLALQKNYQVVLCPRLPLYLDFLQDGSHISGRNWKGVFNRYTDIYNFPDRQLAADQLTSNQIIGVQANIWTEKIASEKRLDFMLFPRIAGLAEAGWTAPEVKNEAAFTERVQAGLKNWDAADIYYFNPFNPQAHPEAIDFAPVIRKVPIAEKHSRHHKAHSKATKKGKKASAKFHRSTLKSKSTKNKTHKKRK; from the coding sequence ATGAAATTTAAATTCTTAATAGCGCTGCTCCTTTTATCCGGATATCTGAAAGCACAAAACTTAAACATCATCCCGCAGCCGCGGTTGATTGTAAACGGCTCCGGGCAAATCAGTATCAATAATCATTCTGCCATTGGTATCAGCGATACGTCATTAACTGCTCTAGCTATTTACTTTCAAAAGGAATTATTTAAAGCAAAAGGATTATCGCCTGCCATAAACAACGGAGATTCAAAAAGCACTATAAAACTTGTATTAACTAACACAAACCAGGTTATTGGCGGATACTCGTTAAAGATTACACCAGAGCAGATCACCATATCATCTTCAAATAAGGAAGGTGTTTTTTATGGCTTAATATCTCTTTTACAACTTATTAAAGATCATCCCAAAGAGGCTGATAATCTTACCCTTGCATCAACAGATGCAACGGACGTCCGTGATTATCAAAACGTTGTGCTTGCATGCACAGAAATAATCGATGCACCCCGTTATCAATGGCGTGGTTTAATGCTCGACGAATCGCGGCATTTTTTTGGCAAGCAGAAGGTTAAGCAGATTTTGGATTGGATGGCTTATTATAAGCTTAACAAATTTCACTGGCACCTTACCGATGTACAGGGCTGGCGTATTGAAATAAAAAAATATCCAAGATTAGCATCAATTGGCGGGGTAGGTGATTATAGTGACACCTCGGCCGAGGCTATTCCTATGTTTTATACCCAAAATGATATAAAAGAGGTAGTTAATTACGCTGCTCAGCGTTTCATCACTGTAATTCCGGAGATTGATATGCCTGGCCATGCAACCGCTGCCAACAAAGCTTATCCCGAATATTCGGGTGGGAGCGTAGCAGGTTACCCCAACTTTACATTTAACCCGGCTAAAGAAGAAACCTACCAGTATTTAGCCAATGTTATTAAAGAAACAACCGCCCTTTTTCCATCAAAAATGATGCATTTGGGTGGAGATGAGGTGGTTTTGGGCATTAAAGCTTGGTCGTTAGATACGGCCATTGCCCGGATGATGCAGAACAAAGGATTCGAGGACGTTGGCATGCTGGAGCGCTATTTTTTTAAACGGATGACTGATACCGTAACCAGCCTTGGCAGCAAAATACTGGCTTGGGACGAGGCTACTCAAACCGACCTCCCGGCTGGCAAAACCATCATTTTTTGGTGGCGGCAAAACCTGCCAGGCCAGCTAAGCCTTGCTTTGCAAAAAAATTACCAGGTGGTGTTATGCCCACGTTTGCCGCTTTACCTTGATTTTTTGCAGGATGGAAGCCATATTTCCGGCCGTAACTGGAAAGGCGTATTTAACCGGTATACAGATATTTATAACTTTCCCGACAGGCAATTGGCAGCAGATCAGCTTACATCAAACCAAATCATTGGAGTGCAGGCCAACATATGGACGGAGAAAATAGCTTCAGAAAAGCGTCTGGATTTTATGCTTTTCCCACGGATTGCGGGCCTGGCCGAAGCTGGATGGACTGCACCGGAGGTAAAAAACGAGGCGGCATTTACTGAACGGGTACAGGCAGGTTTAAAAAACTGGGATGCGGCCGATATTTATTATTTTAACCCTTTCAACCCGCAAGCCCATCCGGAGGCAATTGATTTTGCACCTGTGATAAGGAAAGTGCCCATTGCCGAAAAACATAGCCGACACCATAAAGCACATTCAAAAGCAACCAAAAAGGGGAAGAAGGCATCGGCAAAATTTCATCGATCGACGTTAAAATCCAAATCGACCAAAAACAAAACGCATAAAAAAAGGAAATAG
- a CDS encoding cupin-like domain-containing protein, with the protein MQQNQAPAKPAVTIDKRTNISREEFIREYVDKSLPVVVTDAASAWPAMGKHSPEFYKQNYGHITKTIDGVTYTMAEAIDRIMVSTAENRAPYPFNFDIKKVFPELMADFSPQLVYGKSDRVHSRLMPKQLLAGTTVHELFLGGNGSSFPYLHYDALFMHTQITQVYGSKVFFLYPPSQTPNMYPYPDNPKFSQINFLNPDYEKFPLYKEVEPIVLHLLEGETLFFPSGWWHTTKITEPSITYGRAQLNTYNWNNFINDRYVNWKKKISYMASPVLAYGAIVGSIMNALEG; encoded by the coding sequence ATGCAACAAAATCAGGCACCTGCCAAACCGGCCGTTACTATTGATAAACGCACAAATATTTCAAGGGAAGAGTTTATCAGGGAGTATGTTGATAAATCGTTACCGGTTGTAGTTACCGATGCTGCCAGTGCATGGCCGGCCATGGGCAAACACTCACCTGAGTTTTACAAGCAAAACTACGGCCACATCACCAAAACCATTGATGGCGTAACCTATACCATGGCCGAGGCTATAGACCGGATCATGGTATCAACGGCTGAGAACCGTGCACCATACCCTTTTAACTTTGATATCAAAAAAGTATTTCCGGAATTGATGGCTGATTTTTCGCCGCAACTGGTATATGGCAAAAGCGATAGGGTACATAGCAGGCTGATGCCAAAACAGTTGCTTGCCGGCACCACGGTACATGAGCTGTTTTTAGGCGGTAATGGCTCAAGTTTTCCGTACCTGCACTATGATGCATTATTTATGCATACCCAAATTACCCAGGTATACGGCTCGAAGGTATTTTTCTTGTACCCGCCATCGCAAACACCTAACATGTATCCGTACCCGGATAACCCTAAATTTTCTCAAATCAACTTCCTGAATCCTGATTATGAAAAATTTCCGCTTTATAAGGAAGTTGAGCCGATAGTACTGCATTTGCTGGAAGGGGAGACCTTGTTTTTTCCATCGGGCTGGTGGCATACCACCAAAATTACCGAACCCAGTATCACCTATGGACGCGCCCAGCTCAACACCTACAACTGGAACAATTTCATCAATGACAGGTATGTTAACTGGAAGAAAAAAATCTCGTATATGGCCTCCCCGGTATTGGCGTATGGTGCAATAGTTGGCAGCATCATGAACGCTTTGGAGGGTTAA
- a CDS encoding efflux transporter outer membrane subunit: MKRYITPLAFVLLTAFLSACKVSKDVETPKPELPVAFRSAAAITTADTSSIADIQWKNFFTDATLQKLIDSAIAKNYDMQIAVKNIDAAQLLFKQVKWNYVPEVALNVTANTSRPSDNSLTGLSISQYNIGTRHVEDYSANLALSWEADIWGKIRSQSRQALAEYLQTAEAKKAIQTNIVANVSQGYYNLLMLDAQLDIAKKNVKLNDSTIRIIRLQYDAGQVTLLAVQQAEAQQQAAAQLVPQFERNVAVQENALSILAGRLPDVVERNGTLNDVKFPETLTAGVPSAIISRRPDIRTQELALTIANAKVGITKSEMYPALRITASGGVNSFKASNWFNIPASLFGIVAGSIATPLLDHKQLSTTYKVAQIDREKTVLQFRQSVLNAVGEVSDALVKIDKLKQEQAIAANRVKTLQQATTNASMLFKNGLANYLEVITAQGNVLQGELALATIKRDELSATAELYRSLGGGWK; encoded by the coding sequence ATGAAACGTTATATAACTCCATTAGCTTTTGTATTACTTACGGCTTTTTTAAGCGCCTGTAAAGTATCAAAAGATGTGGAAACACCCAAACCAGAGTTGCCGGTTGCTTTCAGGAGCGCCGCAGCCATAACCACTGCCGATACCAGCAGCATAGCCGATATACAGTGGAAAAACTTTTTTACCGATGCAACCTTGCAAAAACTGATAGACAGTGCCATAGCCAAAAACTATGATATGCAAATAGCGGTTAAAAATATCGACGCAGCGCAGTTGCTGTTTAAACAGGTTAAATGGAATTATGTGCCCGAAGTTGCACTTAATGTTACGGCCAATACCAGTCGCCCAAGTGATAACAGCCTTACAGGTTTAAGCATCAGTCAATACAATATAGGCACCAGGCACGTAGAAGATTATTCTGCCAACCTGGCCCTTTCATGGGAAGCCGATATCTGGGGCAAAATACGTAGCCAAAGCCGCCAGGCCCTTGCAGAATACCTGCAAACAGCCGAAGCAAAAAAGGCAATTCAAACCAACATCGTTGCAAACGTATCACAAGGTTACTATAACCTGCTGATGCTTGATGCGCAATTGGATATAGCCAAAAAGAATGTTAAATTGAATGACAGTACCATCAGGATCATCCGTTTACAATATGATGCCGGCCAGGTAACTTTACTGGCCGTACAACAGGCGGAGGCACAACAACAGGCTGCTGCCCAACTTGTGCCACAGTTTGAAAGGAACGTTGCCGTACAGGAAAATGCTTTAAGTATTTTGGCAGGCCGCTTGCCTGATGTTGTAGAGCGCAACGGCACATTAAATGATGTTAAATTCCCTGAAACACTAACTGCGGGGGTACCATCGGCTATCATCAGCCGCAGGCCCGACATCAGGACACAGGAACTGGCTTTAACTATTGCCAACGCTAAAGTTGGTATCACCAAATCTGAAATGTACCCGGCTTTAAGGATCACTGCAAGCGGTGGCGTTAACTCTTTTAAAGCCAGCAACTGGTTTAACATCCCGGCTTCATTGTTTGGTATAGTGGCAGGCAGCATTGCAACACCTTTGCTTGATCATAAGCAATTAAGCACCACCTACAAAGTTGCACAAATAGATCGCGAAAAAACGGTGCTACAGTTCAGGCAATCGGTACTAAACGCTGTTGGCGAGGTATCTGACGCCCTGGTTAAAATTGACAAGCTGAAACAGGAACAGGCTATTGCCGCAAACCGTGTAAAAACCCTGCAACAAGCAACAACAAACGCCAGCATGCTGTTTAAAAACGGCCTGGCCAACTACCTTGAGGTAATAACAGCCCAGGGCAATGTATTGCAAGGCGAATTGGCGCTTGCTACTATTAAAAGAGATGAACTAAGCGCTACCGCCGAGCTTTACCGTTCATTAGGTGGCGGATGGAAATAA